A stretch of Triticum aestivum cultivar Chinese Spring chromosome 1D, IWGSC CS RefSeq v2.1, whole genome shotgun sequence DNA encodes these proteins:
- the LOC123181361 gene encoding mitochondrial inner membrane protein OXA1 isoform X3, whose amino-acid sequence MAFAAAARRSLASPRISDCLSRRFHPALPQLLPSNSIGDPRKPSPLPLPPAPRPLRFSFSPCGTAQTLDLLPFGIHLLAGPPRRGFSSSSRDIDFADVLTGAANAWPPVAAPASFPGEVALAAGDSSIAVAAVQHLIDAVHSFTGGFPLLYPQCSYGLCRAHCGCLPGNEYMRCQEMQQTSKLVNNAKDDASREEAERAAWSSLKKLGLASYLPLIVTPYTLITLHIAVSNMVDNVPSLKGGGAFWFTDLTTPDALCIFPMITSLFIMLTSELKYSASKKCEKCSRTMHKEAREALRVISLLSMLLTATLPQAISCSLVTWSSLSLAERIASCAESTIWHALETKKMFL is encoded by the exons ATGGCGTTCGCCGCGGCTGCGCGGAGAAGCCTCGCCTCGCCTAGAATCTCCGATTGCCTCTCCCGCCGCTTCCATCCGGCGCTCCCTCAACTGCTCCCATCCAACTCCATCGGCGATCCCCGGAAGCCCTCGCCCCTTCCTCTCCCACCCGCACCGCGTCCGTTGCGTTTCTCGTTCTCCCCTTGCGGGACAGCTCAAACCCTAGACCTCCTCCCATTCGGCATCCACCTCCTCGCCGGGCCACCCCGCCGcgggttctcctcctcctcccgcgacaTTGACTTCGCCGACGTCCTCACCGGCGCCGCCAATGCCTGGCCGCCCGTGGCTGCCCCGGCGAGCTTCCCCGGCGAGGTGGCGTTGGCCGCGGGGGACTCGTCGATTGCCGTCGCGGCGGTGCAGCATCTCATCGACGCGGTCCATTCCTTCACTG GTGGATTTCCATTGCTCTACCCACAGTGCTCTTACGGTCTGTGTCGTGCCCATTGTGGATGCTTGCCAGGAAACGAGTATAT GAGGTGTCAGGAGATGCAACAAACCAGCAAGTTGGTAAATAAT GCTAAGGACGATGCATCAAGAGAAGAAGCTGAGCGTGCAGCATGGTCTTCACTCAAAAA GTTAGGTCTTGCGTCATATCTTCCACTAATTGTGACACCGTATACCTTGATAACTCTTCACATCGCT GTATCAAACATGGTTGACAATGTCCCATCTTTAAAAGGGGGTGGAGCATTCTGGTTTACTGATCTGACAACCCCTGATGCTCTTTGCATCTTTCCCATGATAACATCACTGTTCATCATGCTTACCTCAGAG CTCAAGTACAGTGCTTCAAAGAAATGCGAAAAATGCTCTCGCACGATGCACAAAGAAGCAAGGGAAGCTCTGAGAGTAATATCTCTTCTATCTATGTTGTTGACAGCAACCCTTCCTCAG GCGATTTCTTGTTCCTTGGTCACCTGGAGTTCTCTAAGTCTTGCAGAAAGGATAG CCAGCTGTGCAGAAAGTACTATATGGCACGCCCTTGAAACAAAGAAGATGTTCTTGTGA
- the LOC123181361 gene encoding mitochondrial inner membrane protein OXA1 isoform X1 produces the protein MAFAAAARRSLASPRISDCLSRRFHPALPQLLPSNSIGDPRKPSPLPLPPAPRPLRFSFSPCGTAQTLDLLPFGIHLLAGPPRRGFSSSSRDIDFADVLTGAANAWPPVAAPASFPGEVALAAGDSSIAVAAVQHLIDAVHSFTGGFPLLYPQCSYGLCRAHCGCLPGNEYMRCQEMQQTSKLVNNAKDDASREEAERAAWSSLKKLGLASYLPLIVTPYTLITLHIAVSNMVDNVPSLKGGGAFWFTDLTTPDALCIFPMITSLFIMLTSELKYSASKKCEKCSRTMHKEAREALRVISLLSMLLTATLPQAISCSLVTWSSLSLAERIALEQPAVQKVLYGTPLKQRRCSCDGQKGPTAEDTPSVKEQEEPVSPETKKSCDGSTHRDETDKKSTKGG, from the exons ATGGCGTTCGCCGCGGCTGCGCGGAGAAGCCTCGCCTCGCCTAGAATCTCCGATTGCCTCTCCCGCCGCTTCCATCCGGCGCTCCCTCAACTGCTCCCATCCAACTCCATCGGCGATCCCCGGAAGCCCTCGCCCCTTCCTCTCCCACCCGCACCGCGTCCGTTGCGTTTCTCGTTCTCCCCTTGCGGGACAGCTCAAACCCTAGACCTCCTCCCATTCGGCATCCACCTCCTCGCCGGGCCACCCCGCCGcgggttctcctcctcctcccgcgacaTTGACTTCGCCGACGTCCTCACCGGCGCCGCCAATGCCTGGCCGCCCGTGGCTGCCCCGGCGAGCTTCCCCGGCGAGGTGGCGTTGGCCGCGGGGGACTCGTCGATTGCCGTCGCGGCGGTGCAGCATCTCATCGACGCGGTCCATTCCTTCACTG GTGGATTTCCATTGCTCTACCCACAGTGCTCTTACGGTCTGTGTCGTGCCCATTGTGGATGCTTGCCAGGAAACGAGTATAT GAGGTGTCAGGAGATGCAACAAACCAGCAAGTTGGTAAATAAT GCTAAGGACGATGCATCAAGAGAAGAAGCTGAGCGTGCAGCATGGTCTTCACTCAAAAA GTTAGGTCTTGCGTCATATCTTCCACTAATTGTGACACCGTATACCTTGATAACTCTTCACATCGCT GTATCAAACATGGTTGACAATGTCCCATCTTTAAAAGGGGGTGGAGCATTCTGGTTTACTGATCTGACAACCCCTGATGCTCTTTGCATCTTTCCCATGATAACATCACTGTTCATCATGCTTACCTCAGAG CTCAAGTACAGTGCTTCAAAGAAATGCGAAAAATGCTCTCGCACGATGCACAAAGAAGCAAGGGAAGCTCTGAGAGTAATATCTCTTCTATCTATGTTGTTGACAGCAACCCTTCCTCAG GCGATTTCTTGTTCCTTGGTCACCTGGAGTTCTCTAAGTCTTGCAGAAAGGATAG CTCTCGAACAGCCAGCTGTGCAGAAAGTACTATATGGCACGCCCTTGAAACAAAGAAGATGTTCTTGTGATGGACAGAAGGGCCCAACTGCTGAAGATACCCCTTCTGTCAAGGAGCAGGAAGAGCCAGTTTCCCCAGAGACAAAGAAATCTTGTGATGGTAGCACTCACAGAGACGAGACCGATAAGAAATCGACCAAAGGCGGTTAA
- the LOC123181361 gene encoding mitochondrial inner membrane protein OXA1-like isoform X2: protein MAFAAAARRSLASPRISDCLSRRFHPALPQLLPSNSIGDPRKPSPLPLPPAPRPLRFSFSPCGTAQTLDLLPFGIHLLAGPPRRGFSSSSRDIDFADVLTGAANAWPPVAAPASFPGEVALAAGDSSIAVAAVQHLIDAVHSFTGGFPLLYPQCSYGLCRAHCGCLPGNEYMLGLASYLPLIVTPYTLITLHIAVSNMVDNVPSLKGGGAFWFTDLTTPDALCIFPMITSLFIMLTSELKYSASKKCEKCSRTMHKEAREALRVISLLSMLLTATLPQAISCSLVTWSSLSLAERIALEQPAVQKVLYGTPLKQRRCSCDGQKGPTAEDTPSVKEQEEPVSPETKKSCDGSTHRDETDKKSTKGG from the exons ATGGCGTTCGCCGCGGCTGCGCGGAGAAGCCTCGCCTCGCCTAGAATCTCCGATTGCCTCTCCCGCCGCTTCCATCCGGCGCTCCCTCAACTGCTCCCATCCAACTCCATCGGCGATCCCCGGAAGCCCTCGCCCCTTCCTCTCCCACCCGCACCGCGTCCGTTGCGTTTCTCGTTCTCCCCTTGCGGGACAGCTCAAACCCTAGACCTCCTCCCATTCGGCATCCACCTCCTCGCCGGGCCACCCCGCCGcgggttctcctcctcctcccgcgacaTTGACTTCGCCGACGTCCTCACCGGCGCCGCCAATGCCTGGCCGCCCGTGGCTGCCCCGGCGAGCTTCCCCGGCGAGGTGGCGTTGGCCGCGGGGGACTCGTCGATTGCCGTCGCGGCGGTGCAGCATCTCATCGACGCGGTCCATTCCTTCACTG GTGGATTTCCATTGCTCTACCCACAGTGCTCTTACGGTCTGTGTCGTGCCCATTGTGGATGCTTGCCAGGAAACGAGTATAT GTTAGGTCTTGCGTCATATCTTCCACTAATTGTGACACCGTATACCTTGATAACTCTTCACATCGCT GTATCAAACATGGTTGACAATGTCCCATCTTTAAAAGGGGGTGGAGCATTCTGGTTTACTGATCTGACAACCCCTGATGCTCTTTGCATCTTTCCCATGATAACATCACTGTTCATCATGCTTACCTCAGAG CTCAAGTACAGTGCTTCAAAGAAATGCGAAAAATGCTCTCGCACGATGCACAAAGAAGCAAGGGAAGCTCTGAGAGTAATATCTCTTCTATCTATGTTGTTGACAGCAACCCTTCCTCAG GCGATTTCTTGTTCCTTGGTCACCTGGAGTTCTCTAAGTCTTGCAGAAAGGATAG CTCTCGAACAGCCAGCTGTGCAGAAAGTACTATATGGCACGCCCTTGAAACAAAGAAGATGTTCTTGTGATGGACAGAAGGGCCCAACTGCTGAAGATACCCCTTCTGTCAAGGAGCAGGAAGAGCCAGTTTCCCCAGAGACAAAGAAATCTTGTGATGGTAGCACTCACAGAGACGAGACCGATAAGAAATCGACCAAAGGCGGTTAA